The Chitinophaga sp. H8 region CCCTTCCCGGTATTTGATCTGGGTAGTATTATATACATCTTGTGCCAGCGCCATATTCTTTTCCTGTGATTCCAGTGTTAACACATTATTCCGGAGTGTGGAAGCTGATTGCTCCTGCTGAAGATCTATGCTCTGCCGCAGGTTTTCCATAGACACTTCCGATTTTTTCACAGCCAGAAATGCCTGATCTACCTGCCGTTTCCGCTGAAAACCACTGAATATGGGAATGGAGAGATTTAATCCGTATCCTACATATCCGTACCACATCTCACTGTTAAAATAATTGAACTTATTACTGGCCCTGGAAACCCCTCCTGTACCAAAGAGAGATAAGGTGGGTAGTCCTTTCATCTTATATCTTTTCAGATCATATTCATTGGCCTTCTTTTGTGCATCCAGCAACTGGTATTCTATCCGTTGTGTGTAGTCAAAATCGGTTATCTCTGCAACCCCTGCTTTTATCTGGCTGGTAGACAAAGAGTCTGTCAACTCAATCTGTTGTTTGATCGGCATACCCATCTGGTATTTCAGTGCTGCGGTGCCTACTTCCAGTAAGTTCTTTAATTTGGTCTGTTCAGTACGCAGATTTGTCAGCTGTACCATCAGCCGGTCTACATCCAGTTTTTCTACCAGTCCGTTATCATAAGACACCTTTACTTCGTGCAGCATTTTTTCCAGGTTAGTAATATTCCCTTCCAGGATACTCAGCGCCTTCCTGCCGGAAAGTACATTGTAATAAGCCTTATATACCGCTTCTTTCACATCCACTTCTGTTTTCTGTACATTCTTCCGCACCAGGTCTTCCAGAGTTTTCCTGGCCTGTAAGGCTACCAGTACACTTGGATCAAACAGTGTTTGATTGAGCTTTACTTCGCCCACCGCATTGTATTTCAATCCAAACTCAAAAGGTACCAGTGTACCTTTAGGAACACTGGGATCAAAATTGGAAGCGTCTATTAATTGTTTCTGAATAATGGGATTATCCTGGTACATACCATTTGCAGACAAAGACGGTAAGGCCATTCCACTTACTTCTTTATTTTTGGCTAATTGTATCAGCTCGTCCAGTTTGGCTGTTTTGACTGCTGTCTGATTAGCCAGTGCAAATTCCACTGCCTGCTGGGCAGACAATGGTACTACTCCCGGGGTAATAGGTTGTTGGGCCTGTGCCCGGCTAATCATCATCAACAGCAGCACCAGGCATGCGATACCGGTGTGCCTTCTTTTTAGTTGCATATTGCTTATTTGGTTTGCGATAGTTGTTTGTACTTTTCGATAAGTTTATACCCTTTCATCGAGGCCACACCATATAGAAAATGTTCCAGCAACTCTCTCTGCACCTGGCTCAGGTCCCATCCCGAAATGGGAAACGCCTCTGGTTGAAAACAAAGCATGGCTGATGATACCCGGAATAAGGTCATGATATCTACATTGATATCTGCCCGGTAGATCCCCTCTTTAATCCCACGTTCCAGGTTTTCACGCACGGTATTATGCAGGTAATTGTTCCGGTATTCCTGAAATACCTGGTATGCCTTGGCATGAAACTTTTGCAGGTCCAGCATTACTACCGGGTTCATATTCCGGAATAGCTGTTCCAGTGTTTTCATTACCAGGAACAATTCCTGGATAGCATCCGAGGACCTGTCCCGGTTAGTAGCACAATTTTCCTCCATCATCTTCAGCTCGCGCGATATAGCATTTACCACCAGATCATCCTTATCCGCAAAATGGGCGTACAAAGTTTTCTTTGAAATGCCCATCTTGTTAGCAATGTCGTCCATGGTAATAGACCTCGTGCCATACTGCCTGAACAGGCCGAAAGCCGTGTCTAATATGCGCTCCTGTACTTCCATATATGTATCTTCTATAACAGATTTATGCTATGCTCACACAAAACTATGGAAACTTTTTAAACTACCAAAGTTTCCAGCACGTTTTTATTGTATACTTGGGCCAAATCATTCTAAAGGGGTGGATAACAATTATTTGCACAAAAACATAATACGTTTTACCCGGGTTATTTAGTATATTAGGATGATGCCATCCAATCATAACCGCATACAAATTCTTTATTTCCACGGTGGGCCGGGGTTTAATTCAAATCCTGAAAAGCACCTGCTTTCAGCACCATTTGCGGCGGCGGGCATTGAGTTACATTTATGGAATGAGCCTTCCATTCTTCGCCCGGAAGGGCCGCTTTATGAGCATGCACATGCCTTCTATAATTATCTTGAGCAGGCAGAACAGTTTCTGTTACAGCATTACCGGGGCACTCCCCTGGTTATAATGGCACATGCCTTTGGCGCTCAGGCCGCCTGTTTTTTATGCAACCGGCATCCGGAACTGATCAGGCAGGTATTTTTTATCGCTCCCGACATCTCTGTTACCCATGCCGATATTCACCGGTTTCATCATATGATCAGCTATTACCGGGGCAAAAAGGATAAACGGGCGGATATATTATCGGAAACACTGCGTTATTATAATGGTAAAATGGATGCTGCCACACAGAATGCATTCCTGCTGATGTACGACAGTGGCTGCCTGTTTGATTACTACTGGCATGATAAGCAGCAAATGGCCTCCTTTCTTTCCTGGTATCAGCCTGCTGAATATAATATTGATGCCACTGCCTTCTTTGGCGTACGTCAGTCCTGGCATCCTGTTCAGATGCGTCCCTCTGCCATACCAGCCGCAGCCATATTTGGCATGCACGATATTATTATCTCCCGGGAATCTGAAACCAGCCTGCTGCAGCAATGGTGGCCACAGCTGGATACCTATGAACTGGAAGCTACTGCCCACTATCCGCATATAGAAGCTACAGATGCCGTATTAAAGCTGTTATTACACGCATGATCCCGCTCTCATTAATGGAAAATAATGTCTAATTTTGCGGTGTCTGCACATCTTAAAATATGTCTCCTAAATTGAAACTCAAGGTACTTGCCTCCCGCATATTACGTTATTTCTTCCAGGGATTACTGATACTTGCGCCTATTGGTATTACTGCACTGACCCTGTATTGGGCCTTCGTGACCATTGACAATATTATTCCCAAGGAATTCATCCCGGAAGGTGCTCCCTTTGAATTTTTACGCTACAAAGGTGTAGGATTTGCGCTGGTGCTGATCCTGGTGATAGTGGTGGGCTATCTCAGTTCTTCGTTTATTATTGGCCGTATTTTCGACCTGTTCGACCACCTGCTGGAACGTACGCCTTTTATCAAATACATCTACACTTCTATCAAGGATGTCTTTGATGCTTTTGTGGGTGATAAAAAGAAATTTGACCATCCTGTGCTGGCCCAGATCTATGGGGTAGATGTATGGGAAATTGGTTTCATCACGCAGACAGATGTCAGCAACCTGGGTATGGAAGGTTATCTGGCGGTATATGTACCACATGCCTATGCCATTACCGGTAAGGTGTTTATTGTACCTAAGGAAAAAGTAAAACCACTGGAAAACATTTCTGCAGGTGAAGCGATGAAGTTTGCCGTAAGCGGTGGGGTCACTAACGTAGTACGCAGGGAAACCGAAGACCCCGGAGTATAACCGGGGCATATCACTATAGCACACCTTCCACATTAACTTACAGTTAACGGCTGATTGAAAAAAAATAACCAGGTTTGCAAGACTGCTGCTATCCTAGCAGCAGGTATGTTTTGTTATTCACCTGTAAAATCAACCGTATGTTAACCCTCCACCCCCGTTGTTGCCTGCTGCTGATACTGATTTTTTCCGTATTACCTTTAAAGTTATCTGCCTGGGGATTCTTTGCTCACAAGCGTATCAACAGGCTGGCCGTCTTTTGCCTGCCTCCCGAAATGCTGGTCTTTTACAAGGCTAACCTGGAATATATTACCATCCATGCCGTAGACCCCGACAAGCGGAGGTATGCCTTAGCGGGGGAAGGTGCCCGGCACTTTATCGACCTGGACTATTACGGTATGCCTCCCTTCAACCTCCTGCCGCGGTCCTGGAGCCAGGCCGTAACCCGGTATAGTGCAGATACCCTGCAACGTTACGGGGTATTGCCCTGGCACCTGGAAACGATGCTGGCCAGGCTTACCCGCGCCTTTGAAGCCCGGGATCCCGCACGGATTCTTAAATTATCCGCCGACCTGGGGCATTACATGGCCGACGCCCATGTACCCCTGCATGTCTGCAGTAACCATAATGGCCAGCTGACCGGCCAGCACGGCATCCATGCATTGTGGGAAACCCGGACCCCCGAACTCCTGGCCGACCGTACCTTCAGCTACTGGGCAGGAAAAGCTACCTATATTGAGTATCCCCGCCAGTATATCTGGCAAATTCTGATAGCCAGTGCGCAAGCTGCAGATACTGTGTTGCAATATGAAAAACAGCTGCGTAATACTTTCCCATCCGGACAACGGTATGCTTTTGAAAACAGGAACGGGGTATTACTCAGAAATTACGCAGAAGCGTATACGAAAGCCTATCACCGGTCAATGGGTAATATGGTGGAACGCCGGATGCAAGGCGCTATCGCAGCCGTGGCGGCCTTTTGGTACACTGCATGGACAAATGCCGGCCAGCCATCCTTAAAAACATTTACCCGTATTACCACCTCTCCGGAAGACGAAGCTGCCTTCCGGCAGTTGAATCTCCAATGGCAACGCGGTAAAATCCTTGGCAGGGAACATGACTAAACTCCTTATTAACAGTCCTTTTCAGTCATAACAGATTAACTGTTAAAATATTTATTATTAAAAGGGATTATTAATGAAAGATATTTTATCTTTGTTTATACCATCCTTTTTAACCTTGTCCTATACCTCAGATCTTACATCTGGTGCTTGAAAAGCCAAACTTTTTTTTCCGTTCCTTAGAAAAACCAAACATAGTGGAAAGAGCTAACAATGAATTTAATCTAGATCGCAACATGAAGGTGCACAATTTTAACGCAGGTCCTTCTGTATTACCCAATGAGGTGTTGTACAAAGCCAGCAAAGCCCTGATCGACTTTGAAGGTTCAGGAATGTCTATACTGGAAATCGGTCACCGTACTTCGCCGTTTATAGCGGTGATGGAAGAGGCCCGCAGCCTGGTAAAGGAACTGATGCAACTGGAAGACGACTTTGAGATCCTGTATTTACAAGGCGGCGCTACTATGCAATTCCTGCAGGTACCTATGAATCTCCTCGAAAATGGTGATACGGCAGCTTATGTGGATACCGGTGTTTGGTCCAACAAAGCCATCAAGGAAGCCAAATCATTTGGATTTGTAGATGTAATCGCCTCTTCCAAAGAGAGCAACTACAATCACATTCCCAAACAATTTAATATTCCGCCCCAGGCCAAATATCTTCATATTACCACTAATAATACCATTTATGGTACGCAGTGGCAAATGACACCTGTTACTGATGTGCCCCTCGTGGCAGACATGAGTAGCGATATCCTGAGCCGCAGCATGGACTTCAACAAGTTTTCGCTGATCTATGCAGGGGTACAGAAAAATATGGGAGCCGCTGGTGCCACCATGGTAGCTGTGCGTAAAAGCATGCTGGGTAAAATTACCCGCAAAATACCTACCATCATGGATTACAAGCTGCATATCGAAAATGGTTCCATGCTCAATACCCCACCGGTATTTGCAGTATATATCTCCATGCTTACCCTTCGCTGGCTGAAAGAACAAGGTGGCATTACAGCTATTGAAAAAATCAATGATAAGAAAGCTGCAATGCTGTATGATGAAATAGATCATAATCCCCTGTTCCGTGGTACTGTTGCCAAGGAAGACCGCAGTAAGATGAATGTTTGTTTCATTATGGACAAACCGGAAATGGAAGAGGAATTCCTGAAATTCTGCGCAAAAGAAGATATCGTGGGTATCAAAGGCCATCGCTCTGTAGGTGGGTTCCGTGCCTCCCTTTACAATGCGTTGCCGCTTGAAAGTGTAGAAGTAATGGTGGAAGCCATGAAGTACTTCAGCCTTAAAAAGGCATAATGATCTGCCGCTATACTTATGATAGCAGCATCATAACATAGGTTTACCCCTGAACTCCGACACATTCAGACGTTGATTAACCACATAAATTAAACAGGCTTTGGAATATATTCCAAAGCCTTTCTTTATTTTTATAACATAGTATCACATTACTCACGCATCTTTAATTCATAGCTATGGCCATTATCAGACCGTTTAAAGGATTAAGACCACAAGAGGCATTAGCTGCCAAAGTAGCAGCACGACCATATGATGTGCTTAGCGCTGCTGAAGCCAAAACAGCTGCTGCCGGTAATCCCTACGCTTATTATCATGTGTCAAAATCTGAAATAGATTTACCTGATGATACGGATGTGCACAGCCAACCCGTATATGATAAAGCCGCCGCCAATCTGCAACGTTTTATCCAGGAAGGCACTTTATTGCAGGATACTACCCCCCATTATTATATTTACAAATTAATAATGGATGGCCGCGCACAGGTAGGACTGGTATGTGCTTCCGCTATTACCGACTATAATACCGGCATTATCAAAAAACATGAGTTTACCCGCCCCGACAAAGAACTGGACCGGATCAATCATATTAAAACCACCCGGGCACAAACCGGTAATGTATTCCTGGCATATAATGACGTCCCTGAGCTGAATGTGATCATTGACCACTGGCAGCAAAGCCAGTCACCGGCATACGATTTTACTGCAGATGATGGTATCCGGCATACCGTATGGGTCATAAATGACCCGGCCACCGTGCAGGACATCACCGTGCTCTTTGCACAAAAGGTACCCTGCACCTACATTGCCGACGGCCATCATCGGGCTGCTTCTGCGGCACTGGTACAAAGAGAGTTCCAGGAAAAGGGAATGATAAAGTCGGCCGAAGACCCGGCCAATTTTTTCCTGACCACCATCTTTCCTGCCAGCCAGTTGGCCATACTGGACTATAATCGCGTAGTAAAAGACCTCAATGGTCTCAGCAAAGCTGAATTATTATCCAGGCTGGATTATGATTTTACAGTAGAGGCCATTGGCCATTTGCCACAACAGCCGGCTATGCTGCATGAATTCAGTATGTACCTGGATCATACCTGGTACCGCCTCGTAGCCCGGGAAGGCACCTACACCACCGATCCTATTGGTATCCTGGACGTAACCATCCTGCAGCAAAATGTATTAGACAAGCTCCTGGGCATTAAAGACCAGCGTACTGATAAAAGGATCGATTTCGTAGGTGGTATCCGTGGCTTACAGGAGCTGGTAAAAAGGGTAGACAGCGGTGAAATGCAGGTCGCCTTTGCCCTGTACCCGGTTACCATCCAGCAGCTGTTTGATATCGCCGACAGTGGCCAGGTAATGCCCCCCAAAAGCACCTGGTTTGAACCTAAACTCCGGGACGGACTCCTCACCCACCTGATTGCATAATCTTCCCACATAAAAGAAAACCATGGGCTGACCAACCACTAATGGTCAGCCCATTTTTTATTCGGTACCTGACCATTCCTTGTTGCCATTTTAAACAATGCCTACCCTTGCATCCACTCCTTCACTTTAGGACAGCAGACACTGCTCTCCAATGATGTTTCCTTCCCTTTTCTCCGCCACCAGCTTGTAAACTTCAATCAGGATTACCCAACAACGAATGTAAACTCATAACAGGATTTATTAACAATAGGTGTAAACCTATAGCAGGACTAGACCAGGACTAGGCCTAACACTGCTATGGCACTACGTTTCAATAGGGATATCCCGTAGATATCCCGTATATATCCCGTATATGTCCCGTAGATATCCCGACAATGTAGCTAGTCGGGATATCTACGGGATATCTATGGAATATATGTGGCGGAGATATAACTTATACTATGGTAAACAAGGACGTAGCCATGGAAATGCATGCTGGATACCAGGAAGTATTCCTGCTCCGGCTTCATCATACCATAAAACATATCATCATTTTATTTTAAATAACTCAGCTTTAAACAGTTGGAGGCCATTCCTATCCCTGTAATTTTCCTTACTTTTACAACAAACGCAGACAGGAATGCATATGAGGTCATCTTTATTGAAAACATTACTGATTTTAGGATTGTTTTTTTCACAGACAGCCGTGGGGCAGGACGCTAAAGAGTTGTATAGTACAGCCAGCAACTTTATGCGGAGCGGGGATTATTCCAATGCTATCCTGGTATTAAACCAGGCATTACAACTGGAGCCCGATAATTACGAATATAAAAAGCAGCTGGGGTTTGCATTTTACCTCAAGGGGGATATGAACCGGGCCAAAAACATTATTGAACCGCTGCTCAATAAAAAAGAAGCAGATGTACAGATCTTCCAGATGGCCGGCAATATTTACCAGGCCCGGCAGGAATGGAAAACGGCCCAGAAATTATACGATCGCGGGATTAAAAAGTTTCCGGGAAGTGGGGAGTTGTACAATGATAATGGCTTATTGCTGCTCAATTTCAAGATGTTTGATGCCTCGCTGACCAACTGGATCAAAGGGATTGAAAAAGACCCGAATTTTCCGGGCAACTATTACAATGCCGCCCGTACCTATTACTATAGCAAGGATCCGGTATGGTGTATTCTATACGGGGAAATCTTCGTAAACCTGGAAAGCTATACCACCCGTACGGCAGAAGTACGGGATATGCTGATAGAATCTTATAAAAAGCTGTTTAACGATCCGGATATATTCAGCAGCATTATGCCGGAAGAGGATAGCAAAAAGAGCAGGAAGAAGTCCGGCGATTTTGTTGCCGCTTTCAAACAATCTATAGGCAAACAAATAGGTGTGGTAACAGGGGGTATTGATCCGGAAACGCTGATTATGCTGCGTACCCGTTTTCTGCTGGACTGGTACAGTACACATGCGGAAAAATTCCCTTTTGCGCTGTTCGATTTTCAGCGGAAGCTGTTGCGGGACGGGCTGTTTGAATCCTATAATCAATGGATCTTCGGACCAGTGGCCAATCAGGCAGCCTACAGGGCCTGGACCACCCTTCATAAGCAGGAGTATGACAAATTTACCCAATTCCAACGTAGTCATGCGTTTAAACTGAGGCCTGATGAATACTATAACGATGGGAAATTCACGTTATTGAGATAATGAAGCAGCTGGCGGGCCGTTATTGTGCAAATAACCAACAAATCTAAATACAGCATATGCTCGTTACGAAACACCAAAACACGATTGACAACGCGGTAAAAGCGAACCAGGAAAGAGTATTCTTTGCACAGTATCCTGAGCATCCTAAAGCCTATGGGGAAGAGGCCCCCGTCAAAGGCACTGAACGTTACCAGCAAATGCTGCATCAACCGTTCAAACAATTGCTGCAAACAGGCGAAACCGGCTGGGCAGGAGAAGAAACCTCTCCCTATACCCGGGAAAAGCTGGGTATTACCTACCCTATCTTTTCCGTAGAAGACCTGACTAAAAAAGCAGCGATTGCCGGAAAAGACTGGGCTGAAGTGCCTGTTGCCACCCGTGCTGCCATCCTGATTGAAACACTGGAAAAAGTAAAAGATCACTTCTTTGCCATTGCACATGCTACCATGCATACCACCGGCCAGAGTTATATGATGAGCTTCCAGGCTTCCGGCCCTCACGCCAATGATCGTGCCCTGGAAGCAATTGCTATGGGATATCAGGAACTACAGCGTTTTCCCTCCGAACTGATGTGGGAAAAGCCGATGGGTAAGATCAGCATCAAGCTGAAAAAGACCTTCCGCGCGATTCCTAAAGGCACCGGTCTGGTAATAGGCTGCTCTACCTTCCCGGTGTGGAACTCCTTACCAGGTATCTATGCAGACCTCATCACCGGCAACCCGGTTATTGTAAAACCGCATCCGCAGGCGGTATTACCTATTGCAATTGTGGTAGGTGCCATTCAGCAGGTATTGCAGGAAAATGGTGTAGATCCCAATTTATGCCAGCTGGCTGCCGATAGCACCGGACAGCTCATTACGAAAGACCTTTGCGAGCATCCGGCGATACGCCTCATTGACTATACCGGCGGAAGCGCTTTTGGCAATTATGTAGAAGGATTGCCCGGCAAAACCGTATTTACAGAAAAAGCAGGTGTGAACTCCGTTATCCTCGATTCCGTGAAAGACCTGGATGCCGTGACGCAAAACCTTGCCTTTTCCGTATCCCTGTATTCCGGACAGATGTGTACCGCCCCACAGAACTTTTTCATTCCCGAACAAGGCATTACCACCCCTTCGGGTATAGTACCTTTTAACGAAGTGGTACAAAAACTGAAAGATGCCGTAGTAAGCCTGACCACCAATCCAAAAATGGGTGCCGGTACTTTGGGCGCCGTACAAAATGATACTACCCTTAACCGGGCCAGGGAAATACATAACCTGGGAGGTAAAGTAATATTGGAAGGCACAGCGGTGTCCAATGAAGAATTTGGCAATGCACGGGTATGTGCTCCGGCTATACTGGAAGTAAGCAGCGCAGATACCCATATTTACGAGAAAGAATTATTCGGGCCGGTGATCTTACTGATTAAAACAAAAGATACCGCTCATGCGATACAGCTGGCCAGGCAAATGGCGCAGCAACACGGTGCTATTACCTGTGCTGCCTACACCACCAGCGAAACCACCAAAACACAGATAGCAGCTGCCATGAACAGTGTATTTACACCAGTGTCCTTTAACCTGACCGGGTTTATATGGGTGAACCAGCATGCTGCCTTTTCTGATTTTCATGTTACCGGCGGCAATCCGGCCGGCAATGCCAGTTTTACGAACCAGGAGTTTATTGTAAAACGCTTTGTTTGGGTAGGCAACCGCGAGTTGGCAGAATAGTATTCAGCCGGCAGTTTGCAGGGGAAGACGGAAGTTATACACTGCAAACTGCCGTTACCATAGGGCTGCAATTAAACTATAAACTCACTGAGGTATGCGGAATTTCATCGTACTGATCATCGCTATTTGCGGGCTCACGGCCTGCCAGGAAGCGCCTAAAGCAGACAAGGCCAAAGTAACCGATGCACAGATCGTGGAAACCGGTACAGGTCATCCCTATGTGGTAGATACCCTTACCAGCCGGGTAGCCTGGGTGGGCACCAAACCTACCGGCAAACACCAGGGGTATTTTAAGCTACTGAAAGGCACCATTTATGTAAAAGACAGCGCCATTAATGGGGGGAAGTTCATCATCAACATGCACTCCCTGGAAGATACTGACCTGGCAGCAGATCCTGCGATGAAAGTAAAACTGGAAAATGAACTGAAAGGCAACCTCTTCTTCGATGTAGATAAATATCCGGAAGCCACCTTCGAAATTACCTCCGTTACTACCTTCCGCCCGGCTGTTGGAGATGAAATACTGATGAAAGACGCTACCCATACCATCCAGGGTAATCTTACTATGAAAGATGTGATCAAAAACATTGCCTTCCCTGCAAAGATCTCCATCAATGCCAGTGAAATCCTGGCAAGTGCTACCTTCAATATGGACCGTACCCTATGGGGAATGACCTACCGGGCAGATAAATCCCTGCAGGATAAGCTGATCAACTCCATGGTCAACATCACGTTTACAATAAAGGCAGCCAGGTAGATTACAGGTGGGCAAAACGTGGCACCAGCGTAAAAAATACCGGGTAAAAACAATTAAATAGATTAAATTTAGTCATGCCTCTATCACTAAAAACTGATTACAATGGAAACTATTCAGCAAAGAGATGAGCGGTTATGGCGTATTGCCAAAGCCAGGGCCGGTTTTAAATCTCATCTCATTATCTATCTGGTAATAAATGCAGGATTCTGGGCCATCTGGTTCTTTACAGACAATCATAACTCCGGTACTCCCTGGCCCGTATGGCCTGGATTAGGCTGGGGCATTGGTTTAGCTTTTCAATACTTCAATGCCTTTCACCGGGATCCTTTTGGAGATACGTTGAAAGAGTATGAAAAACTACAGGCCGAACAAGAAAGACGGGGATTGTAATACGCTTCCCCTACACCAAATTATAGCAGCATGATGGATCAACCGCAAAGATTATTTGACGTTATCGCTTATCAACTCGAAAAATTCCCGAAGCAGGACATGCTGGTGGGAAAGGAGAATGGAGAATGGAAAAAATACAGCACACAGGATGTAGCAGACATTACCCGCAGATTCAGTTCCGGCCTGATAAGGCTGGGCATCAAAGCCGGTGATCCTACCAATGAAGGAAAAGACAAAATAGCGCTGATATCACCTAACCGCCCGGAATGGATCATCACTGACCTCGCCTGTCAGCAGATAGGCGCGGTACTTACTCCTATTTATCCTACCATCAGTGTACATGAACTGGAATTTGTACTGAATGATGCTGCTGCCAGTATCCTGTTTGTACAGGATAAAGAGATGCTGGATAAAGTACAGGAATTGCGTGGCAAGTTTCCCACTATCCGGGAGATATTCACGTTCAACAAAGTACCGGGTGCCCGTCATTGGACAGAAATACTGGACATGGCGCAGGAAGAAGACTTCCCCCGCATTGAAGACATAAAAAACAAGATCGGTAAAGACGAGCTTGCTACCATTATTTATACTTCCGGTACTACCGGTACGCCCAAAGGGGTAATGCTCAGCCATCATAATATTATGAGCAATGTAGAGGCCTGCGTGCCCTGCCTGCCGGTAAACAAGGACGCCAAAGCACTGAGCTTCCTGCCCCTGAACCACATATTTGAACGTACCGTTACCTATATCTATCTTACCTCCGGCGTTCCCATTTATTATGCGGAAAGCATGGATACTATTTCTGATAATCTCCGGGAGATAAAACCTACGATATTCAGTACGGTACCCCGCTTGCTGGAAAAAGTGTATGAAAAGATCATGGCCAAAGGGCTGGAGTTAAAAGGCATCAAACGTGCCTTGTTCTTCTGGTCGCTGGAGCTGGGCAAAAAATA contains the following coding sequences:
- the paaN gene encoding phenylacetic acid degradation protein PaaN; the protein is MLVTKHQNTIDNAVKANQERVFFAQYPEHPKAYGEEAPVKGTERYQQMLHQPFKQLLQTGETGWAGEETSPYTREKLGITYPIFSVEDLTKKAAIAGKDWAEVPVATRAAILIETLEKVKDHFFAIAHATMHTTGQSYMMSFQASGPHANDRALEAIAMGYQELQRFPSELMWEKPMGKISIKLKKTFRAIPKGTGLVIGCSTFPVWNSLPGIYADLITGNPVIVKPHPQAVLPIAIVVGAIQQVLQENGVDPNLCQLAADSTGQLITKDLCEHPAIRLIDYTGGSAFGNYVEGLPGKTVFTEKAGVNSVILDSVKDLDAVTQNLAFSVSLYSGQMCTAPQNFFIPEQGITTPSGIVPFNEVVQKLKDAVVSLTTNPKMGAGTLGAVQNDTTLNRAREIHNLGGKVILEGTAVSNEEFGNARVCAPAILEVSSADTHIYEKELFGPVILLIKTKDTAHAIQLARQMAQQHGAITCAAYTTSETTKTQIAAAMNSVFTPVSFNLTGFIWVNQHAAFSDFHVTGGNPAGNASFTNQEFIVKRFVWVGNRELAE
- a CDS encoding YceI family protein, translating into MRNFIVLIIAICGLTACQEAPKADKAKVTDAQIVETGTGHPYVVDTLTSRVAWVGTKPTGKHQGYFKLLKGTIYVKDSAINGGKFIINMHSLEDTDLAADPAMKVKLENELKGNLFFDVDKYPEATFEITSVTTFRPAVGDEILMKDATHTIQGNLTMKDVIKNIAFPAKISINASEILASATFNMDRTLWGMTYRADKSLQDKLINSMVNITFTIKAAR
- a CDS encoding 2TM domain-containing protein encodes the protein METIQQRDERLWRIAKARAGFKSHLIIYLVINAGFWAIWFFTDNHNSGTPWPVWPGLGWGIGLAFQYFNAFHRDPFGDTLKEYEKLQAEQERRGL
- a CDS encoding AMP-dependent synthetase/ligase, which produces MMDQPQRLFDVIAYQLEKFPKQDMLVGKENGEWKKYSTQDVADITRRFSSGLIRLGIKAGDPTNEGKDKIALISPNRPEWIITDLACQQIGAVLTPIYPTISVHELEFVLNDAAASILFVQDKEMLDKVQELRGKFPTIREIFTFNKVPGARHWTEILDMAQEEDFPRIEDIKNKIGKDELATIIYTSGTTGTPKGVMLSHHNIMSNVEACVPCLPVNKDAKALSFLPLNHIFERTVTYIYLTSGVPIYYAESMDTISDNLREIKPTIFSTVPRLLEKVYEKIMAKGLELKGIKRALFFWSLELGKKYEINKNLGFWYNFQLGIANKLVFNKWREALGGNIQAIINGAAACQVRLLKIFTAAGIPIMEGYGLTETSPVIAVNRIEVADRMFGTVGPVIDNVQVKIAEDGEILCKGPNVTIGYYKRPDLTADAIKDGWFHTGDIGVMVNNKFLKITDRKKELFKTSGGKFVAPQPIENKFKESPFIEQIMVVGEDRKFTGALIVPSYNNLRNWCQKNGIEYTSNEAAVKNPEVLAMFQQAVEKYNQFFNHIEQVKKFVLLPHEWTVDGGELTPTLKVKRKVIMEKYRQEIDSLYPPSGNEV